The genomic region TTTCATCAGGATAAGGCCTTTCCCCAAATATCTTTTTCAAATCTTCTCTAAAGATAACTTCTTTTTCCAATAATTCATTAGCTAACATAGATAATTTTTTTTCATTATTTTTCAATATTTCCTTAGCTCTTTGATATTGTTCCGTTATAATTTTCGATATTTCTTCATCTATAATTTGAGCTGTTTTTTCACTATAAGGTTTTGAAAAAGAAAATTCATTTTGTCCTTCAGAATCATAATAAGAAACATTTCCAATTCTTTCATTTAACCCGAAAATAGCCACCATAGATTGCGCTTGCTTAGTCACTCTTTCTAAATCATTCAAAGCTCCGGTAGAAATGCTACTAAAAATGATTTCTTCTGCTGATCTTCCTGCTAATAATGCGCAAATTTCATCTTTCATTTGTTCTGGAGTAGTCAATTGTCTTTCTTCTGGAAGATACCATGCAGACCCCAAAGATCTTCCTCTTGGAACTATAGTAACCTTTACTAAAGGAGATGCGTGTTCTAGTAACCAACTTATTGTAGCATGTCCTGCTTCATGATAGGCTATTCGTTTTTTTTCATTTGGTTTGATTATCTTATTCTTTTTTTCTAACCCTCCTATTATACGATCTATTGCATCCAGAAAATCTTGGTTTTCTATTTTAGATCTGTCTTTTCTTGCTGCAATAAGAGCAGATTCATTGCAAACATTTGCTATATCTGCACCACTGAAACCTGGAGTTTGCCTGGCTAAGAAATCTATATCTACATTATTAGATAATACTAATCTTTGAAGATGAACTCTAAATATTTCTTTTCTTTCATTTAATTCAGGAGGATCAACTAATATAGTACGATCAAAACGTCCAGGACGAAGTAGTGCTTTATCCAAAATATCTGATCTATTTGTTGCTGCCAATACAATTACATTTGTATGAGTTCCAAATCCATCCATTTCTGTTAATAATTGATTCAAAGTATTTTCTCTTTCATCATTTGATCCAGCTATACTACTTTTTCCTCTAGCTCTTCCTATAGCATCTATTTCATCAATAAATATTATACATGGAGATTTTTCTTTAGCTTTCTCAAACAGATCTCTTACTCGAGAAGCCCCAACTCCTACAAACATTTCTACAAAATCTGAACCTGATAAAGAAAAAAATGGGACTCTAGCTTCTCCAGCTACTGCTTTTGCCAATAAGGTTTTTCCTGTTCCTGGGGGACCTATCAATAAGGCTCCCTTAGGTATTTTTCCTCCAAGCTTAGTATATTTTTGAGGACTTCTTAAAAATTCTACTATTTCTTGAACTTCTTCTTTTGCTCCTTCTAATCCAGCTACATCTTTAAATGTAATTTTTACATTATCATTTTCATCAAATAATTTGGCTCTAGATTTTCCTATATTAAATATCTGACCTCCAGGGCCTCCTCCTGTAGAACCTATTCTTCTAAAAAGAAAAATCCAAAAAATTACTAATAATATAAAAAATATACCATAGTCAAAGAAAAATTTTGTTATTGTATATTCTGGCTGATTCTTAAAATCAATGATGGTATTCAGATTATACTTTTTTTTATATTCTTCAAATTTTTTCTGAAAAAATTGCAAATCTCCTATTTCAAATTCGTACTGTAACGGTTGCGTAATAAATCTTTTTTCATTTCCATTTCTAGGAAATGTAGTAGTATTTCTATTGATTCCGTCAGAAGATAAAAATTTTTTCTTTAAATAAACATGCACTATTTCTCTATGTTTCACTATAATTTTTTGAACTTCTCCTTTTAATAGGATATCAAAAAAAGTATCCTGATCTATTTTTCTAGGATTAGAAAAAGAAGATTTAAAAAAAAATATCCCAATAAATATAGCAAATATGACTGCATATACCCAAAAAAAATTATTTTTGCTTTTGGCTTTTTTATCTATCATATTAGGTTTCTTCATTATTGAATTTAAATAAAAACCAAATTTTTTTTTATTAATTTTGATTCCAAAGAGTTTCTATATTATAATGCGATCTCACTTCTTTTTGAAAAATATGGACAACAATAGAAACATAATCTACCAATATCCACTCTCTTTTTTTTAATCCTTCTATATGCCAAGGTTTTTTCTGTAATTGTTTAATTGTAGTTTTTTCTATAGATTGGGAAATAGCATAAACTTGATTATGAGAATCACCGTTACAAATAACAAAATAATCACAAATAAAATTTTCCCTGTTTTTTAAGTTTATAACAGATATATCTTTTCCTTTAACCATTTGAATCCCTTCTATGATTTTTTTTAGCAACAAAACGAGAATTGTTTTTTAATATTGTTAAATAAGTATTTTTTTTTAAATTTCAAAAAACAAAAATAAGGTTTTCACTTTAAAGAAGTTAAATTTTCCAATATAAAACATTTTGAAAAAATTTATTTGGCCTATAGATTTAGTTCTATTACAAAAAGTAAATTCCACAAACCAATATGCAAGGAAATATACTTATAAAAAAAAAATTGGATAGTGATCTGGTCCATGAATCAAACTAAAGGAATAGGAGTGGGTGATAATTTATGGCATTCTGAAAAAGAAAAAAACTTAACTTTCAGTATTATTTTTAGACCTATGAATCCTTTTCCTATCAAAAAAAAATATTTGATCAACGTTATCACAAGTAATGCTATTCATAAAGCTTTATTAGACTATAATAAGAAAAAAATTTGGATTAAATGGCCTAACGATATTATTTTATACAGTAAAAAAATAGGAGGAATTTTAATAGAAAATAGTATTTATCTAAAAAAAATTTATTCTTCCATTATTGGAATTGGTTTGAATGTTCATCAAACGGAATTTAAAAAAGAATGGAATGCTTCTTCTTTAAAAAAATTTTTTAACATAAATTTTGAATTAGACGATATTTTTTATAAAATTATATAT from Blattabacterium cuenoti harbors:
- the ftsH gene encoding ATP-dependent zinc metalloprotease FtsH, which gives rise to MIDKKAKSKNNFFWVYAVIFAIFIGIFFFKSSFSNPRKIDQDTFFDILLKGEVQKIIVKHREIVHVYLKKKFLSSDGINRNTTTFPRNGNEKRFITQPLQYEFEIGDLQFFQKKFEEYKKKYNLNTIIDFKNQPEYTITKFFFDYGIFFILLVIFWIFLFRRIGSTGGGPGGQIFNIGKSRAKLFDENDNVKITFKDVAGLEGAKEEVQEIVEFLRSPQKYTKLGGKIPKGALLIGPPGTGKTLLAKAVAGEARVPFFSLSGSDFVEMFVGVGASRVRDLFEKAKEKSPCIIFIDEIDAIGRARGKSSIAGSNDERENTLNQLLTEMDGFGTHTNVIVLAATNRSDILDKALLRPGRFDRTILVDPPELNERKEIFRVHLQRLVLSNNVDIDFLARQTPGFSGADIANVCNESALIAARKDRSKIENQDFLDAIDRIIGGLEKKNKIIKPNEKKRIAYHEAGHATISWLLEHASPLVKVTIVPRGRSLGSAWYLPEERQLTTPEQMKDEICALLAGRSAEEIIFSSISTGALNDLERVTKQAQSMVAIFGLNERIGNVSYYDSEGQNEFSFSKPYSEKTAQIIDEEISKIITEQYQRAKEILKNNEKKLSMLANELLEKEVIFREDLKKIFGERPYPDEIGDMLGNISSS
- the rsfS gene encoding ribosome silencing factor — translated: MLLKKIIEGIQMVKGKDISVINLKNRENFICDYFVICNGDSHNQVYAISQSIEKTTIKQLQKKPWHIEGLKKREWILVDYVSIVVHIFQKEVRSHYNIETLWNQN
- a CDS encoding biotin--[acetyl-CoA-carboxylase] ligase, which encodes MNQTKGIGVGDNLWHSEKEKNLTFSIIFRPMNPFPIKKKYLINVITSNAIHKALLDYNKKKIWIKWPNDIILYSKKIGGILIENSIYLKKIYSSIIGIGLNVHQTEFKKEWNASSLKKFFNINFELDDIFYKIIYSIQKEYFLFTIYGENFVREYYINHLYLKDKTSLFYIHKINSFIQGTIRSITDQGFLIIEFNKKFYSFYQKEIKFLE